The following proteins come from a genomic window of Papaver somniferum cultivar HN1 unplaced genomic scaffold, ASM357369v1 unplaced-scaffold_65, whole genome shotgun sequence:
- the LOC113343629 gene encoding non-functional NADPH-dependent codeinone reductase 2 yields the protein MEIGGVPVVTLSSGRGMPILGMGTAENNLQGSERVKLAILKAIEVGYRHFDTAFVYQTEGSLGEAVAEALQNGLIKSRDELFITSKLWCADAYPDHVLPALQNSLRNLKLEYLDLYLIHWPVSLKPGKFVHPIPKDEIFPIDYKSVWAAMEKCQMLGLTKSIGVSNFSCKKLHYLMATANIPPAVNQVEMNPIWQQQKLRDYCKTNNIMVTAYSPLGAKGTMWGSSGVMDSEVLNQISQVRGKSVAQVSLRWVYEQGASLLVKSFNEERMKENLKIFDWELSPEDLKNISELPQRRVSTGDPFVSINGPFKSVEELWDDEV from the exons atggAGATCGGTGGTGTACCTGTAGTCACTCTGAGCTCCGGCAGGGGCATGCCTATTTTAGGTATGGGAACAGCTGAAAATAATCTTCAAGGGTCTGAAAGAGTGAAATTGGCGATCCTGAAAGCAATAGAGGTGGGTTATAGACACTTCGATACAGCTTTTGTATACCAGACAGAAGGGTCTCTTGGTGAAGCTGTAGCTGAAGCACTTCAAAATGGCCTAATCAAATCTCGAGATGAactcttcatcacttccaagctATGGTGCGCTGATGCTTACCCTGATCATGTCCTCCCTGCTCTTCAGAATTCCCTGAG GAATCTTAAGTTGGAGTATCTGGATCTATATTTGATACATTGGCCAGTAAGCTTGAAACCGGGGAAGTTTGTGCATCCTATACCGAAGGATGAAATATTTCCAATTGACTACAAGTCTGTATGGGCAGCCATGGAAAAGTGTCAGATGCTTGGATTAACCAAGTCGATCGGGGTCAGCAATTTTTCCTGCAAGAAGCTTCATTATCTAATGGCCACTGCCAACATCCCTCCGGCTGTTAATCAG GTGGAGATGAACCCAATATGGCAACAACAGAAACTAAGGGATTACTGTAAGACCAACAATATCATGGTTACTGCATACTCGCCTTTGGGAGCCAAAGGAACTATGTGGGGCTCCAGTGGAGTTATGGACTCCGAGGTGCTGAACCAGATTTCCCAGGTCAGAGGAAAATCTGTTGCtcag GTTAGTCTAAGATGGGTATACGAGCAAGGCGCGAGTCTTTTGGTGAAAAGTTTCAATGAAGAGAGGATGAAGGAGAACCTGAAGATATTCGATTGGGAACTGAGCCCAGAAGACTTGAAAAATATCAGTGAGCTCCCACAACGCAGAGTGTCAACTGGTGATCCTTTTGTCTCCATTAATGGGCCCTTCAAATCTGTTGAAGAACTCTGGGATGACGAAGTCTGA